Proteins co-encoded in one Flavobacteriaceae bacterium MAR_2009_75 genomic window:
- a CDS encoding RNA polymerase sigma-70 factor (ECF subfamily) — protein sequence MSTLLEKHIVELLQERNEKAISLLYEHYGDTLLGVANKVVRDEELAQDVLQESFVKIWKKSDSYDVSKAKLFTWLFRITRNTAIDKLRSVNTKSDKEIQIDVSDVYNLGVNSTRPELMDVSENLDKIEPKYQIVLDALFFQGMTQQEASDELGIPLGTIKSRLKIGLRELRKIYVPILLLVLLLNLIP from the coding sequence ATGAGCACCTTACTTGAAAAGCACATTGTTGAATTACTTCAAGAGCGAAATGAAAAAGCTATTTCGTTATTGTATGAACACTACGGAGACACTTTATTAGGTGTTGCCAATAAGGTGGTTCGTGACGAAGAGTTGGCGCAAGATGTATTACAAGAAAGTTTCGTTAAAATATGGAAAAAATCAGATTCTTACGATGTATCAAAAGCCAAACTTTTTACTTGGTTATTCCGTATAACAAGAAATACTGCAATCGATAAATTGCGCAGCGTAAATACAAAAAGTGACAAAGAAATCCAAATCGACGTTTCAGACGTATATAATCTAGGCGTCAATAGCACCAGACCGGAGCTTATGGACGTTAGTGAAAATCTAGATAAGATAGAGCCAAAATATCAGATTGTGTTAGATGCCCTTTTTTTTCAGGGCATGACACAGCAAGAGGCTAGCGATGAACTGGGTATTCCACTGGGAACTATAAAGTCTCGACTTAAAATCGGATTAAGGGAACTCAGAAAAATTTATGTCCCAATATTGCTTTTGGTTTTATTGTTGAACCTGATACCATAA
- a CDS encoding RNA polymerase sigma-70 factor (ECF subfamily) produces the protein MASPDDTQATIKKALSGSQIAYSHLLDKFWNGVYGFQLKRTENENDAEDITIQTFSKAFDKLNTYNENYEFKTWLIAISKNIHVDLIRKRKKNLETGGNQDSVRTVLDDAPSAEDLLISEQNLANLLSDIKKLKPHYQEIINLRYFKELSYADISEELNEPINNVKVKILRAKKLLAQVIRGKTT, from the coding sequence TTGGCATCACCCGACGATACCCAAGCCACAATAAAAAAAGCGCTTTCGGGTAGCCAAATTGCCTATAGCCACTTGTTGGATAAATTTTGGAACGGAGTCTACGGGTTTCAACTAAAGCGAACCGAAAACGAAAACGACGCCGAAGATATTACCATACAAACATTCTCTAAAGCGTTCGATAAATTAAATACGTACAACGAGAATTACGAATTTAAAACTTGGCTCATCGCTATTTCGAAGAATATTCACGTAGACCTTATCCGAAAGAGAAAAAAAAATTTAGAAACAGGTGGGAATCAAGACTCGGTGAGAACAGTACTCGACGACGCACCATCGGCAGAAGATCTTTTAATTTCAGAGCAAAATCTTGCCAATCTCCTTTCTGATATCAAGAAGTTAAAACCCCACTACCAAGAGATTATCAATCTTAGATACTTCAAAGAATTAAGTTACGCCGATATTTCCGAAGAACTTAATGAGCCCATCAACAATGTAAAAGTTAAAATTCTAAGGGCAAAAAAGCTTTTGGCCCAGGTCATCAGAGGTAAAACCACATAG
- a CDS encoding glyceraldehyde 3-phosphate dehydrogenase has translation MKTTNIGINGFGRIGRTLFRMLHRHPELQVTAINDLADARTLSHLLKFDSIHGIFECEVGYDQDQIIVEGQKIELTNHLSPKTIDWSRNEVDIVVECSGKFKTRDTLKYHIKNGAAKVILSAPPADESLPMVVLGVNETIIEESDDIISNASCTTNNAAPMIKIIDELCGIEQAYITTIHSYTSDQSLHDQPHHDLRRARAAAQSIVPTTTGAAKALTKIFPHLSNVIGGCGIRVPVPNGSLTDITFNVKKETSIEEVNASFKKNSLNELKNIILYTENPIVSIDINNSYHSCTFDSEMTSVIGKMVKIIGWYDNETGYSSRIVDLIQLLRHKNYV, from the coding sequence ATGAAAACAACTAATATAGGCATCAACGGGTTTGGACGAATTGGTCGCACCCTATTCCGAATGTTGCACAGGCATCCCGAGTTACAGGTAACTGCCATTAATGACCTAGCGGATGCCCGAACTTTATCGCACCTTCTGAAATTCGATAGTATTCATGGTATTTTTGAGTGTGAGGTCGGTTACGATCAGGATCAAATAATCGTTGAAGGGCAGAAAATTGAGCTTACCAACCATCTTTCTCCAAAAACAATTGATTGGTCGAGAAATGAAGTTGATATCGTGGTTGAATGTTCGGGCAAGTTCAAAACTCGTGATACTCTAAAGTACCATATCAAAAATGGGGCAGCTAAGGTTATTCTTTCTGCACCTCCTGCAGATGAGAGCCTTCCTATGGTGGTTTTAGGTGTTAATGAAACTATTATCGAAGAATCTGACGATATCATATCAAACGCTTCTTGTACCACCAATAACGCTGCTCCCATGATTAAAATTATTGATGAACTATGCGGTATTGAGCAAGCTTACATAACAACCATACATTCCTACACCAGTGATCAAAGTTTGCATGACCAACCTCATCACGATTTAAGAAGGGCCAGGGCAGCAGCGCAATCGATTGTGCCTACCACCACCGGTGCAGCAAAGGCACTCACTAAAATCTTTCCCCATTTATCTAACGTAATCGGTGGTTGTGGCATACGGGTACCTGTACCGAATGGCTCTCTCACCGACATCACATTCAATGTTAAAAAAGAGACTTCGATAGAAGAAGTTAATGCATCATTCAAAAAAAATTCGCTTAATGAATTGAAAAACATAATTTTATATACTGAAAACCCAATAGTATCTATCGATATAAACAATAGTTATCACTCTTGTACGTTTGATTCTGAGATGACTTCTGTAATTGGAAAGATGGTAAAAATTATTGGTTGGTATGACAATGAGACCGGTTACAGTAGTAGAATTGTCGATTTAATTCAATTATTGAGACATAAAAATTACGTTTGA
- a CDS encoding anti-sigma-K factor rskA, with the protein MKQKIKQFLDSDILEKYLIGTTSEEEAMQAERYIAMYPEVREAYNELQENLEAYAKLHAVKASDELREKVFASVRKEHVGRNKFYRMAIAASIAVLISAGASFFFWDQNQSLQEENAIVNNKIDDLEETMREQLEDVRNQFIVLQNPETKKVSVKGNKKAKELKAVAYINPVKRLSYINVSKLPNLPQDQCYQMWAEVNGSMVNLGIIHEADSQEKLLALPYADKAISYITIEPKGGNQTPTVENIVANIAY; encoded by the coding sequence ATGAAACAAAAAATAAAACAATTTTTAGATTCTGACATTCTAGAAAAGTATCTAATAGGTACTACTAGTGAAGAGGAGGCTATGCAAGCTGAGCGTTATATCGCCATGTACCCTGAAGTTCGAGAAGCTTATAACGAACTTCAAGAAAATTTAGAAGCTTATGCCAAGTTACATGCTGTAAAAGCATCCGATGAGCTTCGCGAAAAGGTTTTTGCAAGTGTGAGAAAAGAGCATGTAGGCCGTAACAAATTTTACAGAATGGCCATTGCGGCCAGTATAGCTGTTTTAATTTCTGCAGGTGCAAGCTTTTTCTTCTGGGACCAAAATCAAAGTCTTCAGGAAGAGAATGCTATCGTCAATAATAAAATTGACGATTTAGAAGAAACTATGCGCGAGCAATTAGAAGATGTTCGCAATCAGTTTATCGTTCTTCAAAATCCCGAAACTAAAAAAGTTAGTGTTAAGGGTAATAAAAAAGCTAAAGAGCTTAAGGCCGTAGCTTATATTAACCCAGTCAAGAGGCTCTCATACATTAATGTCAGTAAATTGCCGAATTTACCTCAAGACCAATGTTATCAGATGTGGGCCGAAGTCAACGGGAGCATGGTCAACCTAGGTATAATTCATGAAGCCGATAGTCAAGAAAAGTTATTGGCACTACCTTATGCCGACAAAGCTATAAGCTATATTACTATAGAACCCAAGGGAGGTAATCAAACCCCAACGGTTGAAAATATTGTTGCCAATATCGCATATTAA
- a CDS encoding aspartyl protease, whose translation MKINFFNIIRLLLLIPAIMSGQGFKIVGGQKQEKLKFELINNLIVMPVEVNGTELFFLLDSGVSYPILFNVSRSDSIQINNVSEITIRGVGNGQPIKALSSTGNTFRIKNIENKNQRLYVVMDKGINLSPSLGVPIHGIMGYELFRDFIVDINYAKEKIVFNDPIGYSYKKDRRAETFPLSISKKKAYINGNLFLEDNKEEQIKLLVDTGSSDAIWLFEDERITIPDTYYDVFLGKGLNGDIYGKRSKVKGFKIGSFALKEAKVAFPDRDSFRSIENFGTRNGSVGGEVLKRFNIIFDYKNGKVTLVKNHNYVKPFHYNLSGVDLQHNGMRYIAESIADSRGVVQSENKSFGDVQLLFENRTRLSLVPEIIISAIRAGSPAHVAGLKEGDVILAVNGKKVHRYKLQEVVRMLNEKEGKRIKLKVGRYDSDLLFTFVLENMLK comes from the coding sequence TTGAAAATTAACTTCTTCAATATTATACGCTTGCTTTTGTTGATTCCTGCTATAATGTCAGGGCAGGGTTTCAAGATAGTTGGTGGTCAAAAACAAGAAAAGCTGAAGTTTGAATTGATTAACAACCTTATCGTTATGCCTGTTGAAGTTAACGGAACAGAACTCTTTTTTCTTCTGGATTCTGGAGTGAGCTATCCGATTTTATTCAATGTTTCGAGAAGCGATTCTATACAAATCAACAACGTTTCAGAAATTACTATTCGTGGTGTGGGCAATGGCCAGCCTATAAAAGCGCTGAGTTCGACCGGAAACACGTTCCGTATAAAAAATATCGAAAATAAGAATCAAAGGTTGTATGTGGTGATGGATAAAGGTATTAATCTATCGCCTTCACTTGGGGTGCCTATTCATGGTATTATGGGATATGAGCTTTTCAGAGATTTTATAGTCGATATTAATTATGCTAAAGAAAAAATTGTGTTCAACGACCCTATAGGTTATAGCTATAAAAAAGATAGAAGGGCGGAAACTTTTCCTCTATCAATCAGTAAGAAGAAGGCGTATATAAATGGGAACCTCTTCTTAGAAGATAATAAGGAGGAACAGATAAAGTTGCTGGTAGATACAGGAAGTAGCGACGCTATTTGGTTGTTTGAAGATGAAAGAATAACGATACCTGATACATATTATGATGTATTTTTGGGTAAAGGTCTTAATGGTGATATTTATGGTAAACGCTCTAAGGTAAAGGGGTTCAAAATTGGAAGTTTTGCTCTAAAGGAGGCGAAAGTTGCATTTCCGGATAGGGATTCATTCAGGTCTATTGAAAATTTCGGAACTCGAAACGGTAGTGTTGGAGGCGAAGTGTTGAAGCGATTTAATATCATCTTCGATTATAAGAATGGTAAGGTGACTTTAGTGAAAAACCATAATTATGTCAAGCCCTTTCATTATAATCTTAGTGGGGTCGATCTGCAACATAATGGTATGCGTTATATAGCGGAAAGCATAGCAGATTCAAGGGGGGTGGTTCAAAGTGAAAATAAAAGTTTTGGTGATGTGCAATTATTGTTTGAAAACCGAACGAGACTTAGCCTAGTGCCCGAAATTATTATTTCGGCCATTAGGGCCGGTAGCCCTGCTCATGTAGCAGGCTTAAAAGAAGGTGATGTGATTTTGGCGGTTAATGGTAAGAAAGTTCACAGATATAAGTTACAGGAAGTCGTAAGAATGCTCAATGAAAAAGAGGGTAAGCGGATTAAATTAAAGGTAGGGCGCTATGATTCTGATTTGCTTTTCACCTTTGTACTTGAAAATATGCTGAAATAA
- a CDS encoding UDP-N-acetylmuramate dehydrogenase: MEIIENISLKPYNTFGINAKAKFFCEIESVDDLRKALQLEEFSEKFVISGGSNMLITADIDALVMHINIKGISVEKDARNNVELKIMAGENWHQMVLHTLEQGYGGLENMSLIPGNTGTAPIQNIGAYGVELKDTFVRCEAMNIQTQELETFTKEDCEFGYRDSYFKNQGKGKYIITSVTLELTKNNHKKNTSYGAIEAKLQEHGIKEPSIKDISNAVIAIRLEKLPDPKELGNSGSFFKNPIISARQFKNFYKNHPTAPFYKISDEAYKIPAGWLIEQCGFKGKRYGDAGIHKNQALVLVNHGNATGKDILNLAYKIINKVRQTFEIQIIPEVNIIK, encoded by the coding sequence ATGGAAATAATAGAAAACATCTCTCTCAAACCTTACAACACATTTGGCATAAATGCTAAAGCTAAGTTCTTTTGTGAAATAGAAAGTGTCGATGACCTGCGAAAGGCTCTACAACTTGAAGAATTTTCTGAAAAATTTGTTATAAGCGGAGGAAGCAATATGCTCATTACCGCTGATATTGATGCTTTGGTAATGCATATCAACATTAAGGGTATTTCTGTAGAAAAAGATGCTCGAAACAATGTCGAACTAAAAATAATGGCCGGTGAAAATTGGCATCAAATGGTTCTTCATACTTTAGAGCAAGGCTATGGTGGACTGGAAAACATGTCTCTGATCCCGGGCAATACCGGTACCGCTCCCATTCAGAATATTGGCGCCTATGGTGTAGAGCTCAAAGACACTTTCGTTCGTTGTGAGGCGATGAACATTCAAACCCAAGAACTAGAGACCTTTACCAAAGAAGACTGTGAGTTTGGCTATCGTGATTCCTATTTTAAAAATCAAGGAAAAGGAAAATATATAATTACCTCGGTCACACTCGAACTTACTAAAAATAATCACAAAAAGAATACGTCTTATGGGGCTATTGAAGCTAAACTTCAAGAGCATGGCATAAAAGAACCATCGATTAAGGATATTTCGAATGCGGTAATAGCCATACGACTAGAAAAACTACCCGACCCTAAAGAGTTAGGCAATAGTGGTAGTTTCTTCAAAAACCCGATAATTTCCGCAAGACAATTTAAAAATTTCTACAAAAACCACCCTACCGCTCCTTTTTATAAAATTTCTGATGAAGCTTATAAAATTCCCGCAGGTTGGCTTATTGAACAATGCGGTTTTAAGGGGAAAAGATATGGCGATGCCGGCATTCATAAAAATCAGGCTTTGGTTTTGGTCAATCATGGCAATGCCACAGGAAAAGATATATTGAATTTGGCCTATAAAATCATAAACAAAGTGCGCCAAACTTTTGAAATACAGATAATTCCAGAAGTTAATATAATAAAATAA
- a CDS encoding signal transduction histidine kinase, with protein sequence MKFNFRHIATYRLILVLVVLFSVLKITAQESVLETQDTLELQDPKVYFDRARIFSNQGQTDLALEELEKASKAAEENEDVKSLINSYQEHALLYLKLNKEETTYFFWDRAKALLKDIEYPYGDAMQKYIEAILLFHDGKNFQAIFLLNEAKHLNNDRNFFNNVLLVEAKIYMNLEKYESAAKNFNSLIINTDIYESEFLAAKAYLGLAQLHFETENLEESASNAESALKLANENAFSKEIWEANELLTKVYESLERYDSSLANNKNLLHIRDSLFNIAKMKTETKTAEKIQFDFMSDEIRRQEQKIEELNESKNQSDIAAILTSALLIIITLLAVSLFRNNQIKLKTNDLLQTKNTELKGARDAAVTAMEAKTNFLSTVSHELRTPLYAVTGLTHLLLEENPSENQKEHLKALKFSGDYLLNFINDILQINKIDADKLEPMNVEFNLKKILQEVIDSLQQSAHSNDTDIILEYDEDIPSHLMSDPIKLSQVFMNLVGNALKFTKNGEVKVIANLLEKEDENVKLYFEVKDNGIGISRDQQENIFEGFEQGSIQINREYGGTGLGLTIVKSLLGLFNSKIQLESKLGEGSSFFFELDMKSKDALVDDVPFEITEKDFDFKGLHLLIVEDNKINQVITKKMLTKKEITSDIANNGGEAIDLAKENKYDGILMDIHMPGIGGEEATIEIRKFDKITPIVALTAISLDDSLESFYAAGCNDVITKPFKPEVFYQKIGENIFDNKNLRSSVT encoded by the coding sequence TTGAAATTTAATTTTAGACATATAGCAACTTACCGTTTAATTCTAGTATTAGTAGTACTCTTTTCAGTTTTAAAGATTACCGCTCAAGAATCTGTACTCGAAACTCAAGATACTCTTGAACTTCAAGACCCCAAAGTATATTTCGATAGAGCTCGAATATTTAGCAATCAAGGTCAGACCGATTTAGCACTTGAAGAATTAGAAAAAGCATCGAAAGCGGCAGAAGAAAATGAAGATGTAAAATCTTTGATTAACAGCTACCAAGAGCACGCCTTGCTCTACTTAAAACTAAATAAAGAGGAAACTACTTATTTTTTCTGGGACCGTGCAAAAGCCTTACTAAAAGATATCGAATACCCCTATGGCGATGCTATGCAAAAGTATATAGAAGCCATTCTTTTGTTTCATGATGGAAAGAATTTTCAAGCGATATTTTTACTCAATGAGGCCAAGCACCTCAACAACGACCGTAATTTTTTCAACAACGTATTACTGGTTGAGGCAAAGATTTATATGAACCTTGAGAAGTATGAAAGTGCTGCAAAGAACTTTAACTCACTCATAATCAATACAGATATTTATGAAAGTGAGTTTTTGGCCGCAAAAGCCTATTTAGGACTGGCTCAACTTCATTTTGAAACAGAGAACTTAGAGGAAAGTGCCTCCAACGCAGAGAGTGCCCTTAAACTTGCCAATGAAAATGCTTTTTCCAAAGAAATTTGGGAAGCCAATGAATTGTTAACGAAGGTTTATGAATCACTTGAGAGATATGATTCATCTTTGGCAAACAATAAAAATTTACTACATATAAGAGATTCGTTGTTCAACATTGCCAAGATGAAAACGGAAACGAAGACCGCGGAAAAAATTCAATTCGATTTTATGAGCGATGAAATAAGGCGCCAAGAACAAAAAATCGAAGAATTGAACGAATCTAAAAACCAGTCAGACATTGCCGCGATTCTAACCTCTGCATTGTTGATTATTATAACTCTATTGGCGGTTTCACTTTTTAGAAACAATCAGATAAAGTTAAAGACCAACGACCTCTTACAAACTAAGAATACCGAACTCAAAGGAGCTAGAGATGCAGCAGTAACTGCCATGGAGGCAAAAACAAACTTTTTGTCGACGGTAAGCCATGAATTAAGAACTCCTCTTTATGCGGTTACCGGCTTGACTCACCTCTTACTGGAAGAAAACCCAAGTGAAAACCAAAAAGAACATCTTAAAGCACTTAAATTTTCCGGTGATTATCTACTCAACTTCATTAATGATATTCTTCAGATCAATAAAATCGATGCCGACAAGTTAGAGCCGATGAATGTTGAGTTCAATCTCAAAAAGATTTTGCAAGAAGTAATCGATTCACTTCAACAAAGTGCGCACAGTAATGATACCGATATTATTCTGGAGTATGATGAAGACATACCTTCTCACCTAATGAGCGACCCCATTAAACTGTCACAGGTATTTATGAACCTAGTGGGCAATGCTCTAAAATTCACTAAAAACGGAGAGGTTAAGGTAATCGCTAATTTGTTGGAGAAAGAAGATGAAAATGTAAAACTGTACTTTGAGGTCAAAGATAATGGTATCGGAATTTCACGAGATCAGCAAGAAAATATTTTCGAAGGTTTTGAGCAGGGATCTATTCAAATTAATCGTGAATACGGTGGTACTGGGCTTGGCTTGACAATAGTTAAAAGTTTATTAGGCTTGTTTAACAGTAAAATACAACTAGAGAGCAAGTTAGGTGAAGGAAGTTCGTTCTTTTTTGAACTAGACATGAAAAGTAAAGACGCCTTAGTCGATGATGTTCCGTTTGAAATAACCGAAAAGGACTTTGATTTTAAAGGGTTGCACCTATTGATTGTTGAAGACAACAAAATCAATCAGGTGATTACCAAAAAAATGCTGACCAAAAAAGAAATTACCAGTGATATAGCCAACAACGGTGGCGAAGCCATCGATTTGGCCAAAGAGAACAAGTACGATGGTATTTTAATGGACATTCATATGCCAGGTATAGGCGGAGAAGAGGCAACCATTGAGATTCGCAAATTCGATAAGATTACTCCGATAGTGGCGCTTACCGCAATCTCACTTGACGATAGTTTAGAAAGTTTTTATGCTGCGGGGTGTAACGATGTAATAACCAAACCTTTTAAACCCGAAGTTTTCTATCAAAAAATAGGTGAAAATATTTTTGACAATAAAAACCTAAGAAGTTCGGTTACATAA
- a CDS encoding lipoic acid synthetase, whose translation MSTDTVASVAPPKGKPKWLRVKLPTGKKYTQLRGLVDKYDLHTICTSGSCPNMGECWGEGTATFMILGNVCTRSCGFCGVKTGRPSTVDWAEPEKVARSIKIMGIKHAVVTSVDRDDLKDMGSIIWAETVKAIRRMNPNTTLETLIPDFQGIERHIDRIVKVAPEVVSHNMETVKRLTREVRIQAKYDRSLEVLRYLRDSGVNRTKSGIMLGLGELEEEVIETMEDLRNAKVDVVTIGQYLQPSKKHLPVKEFILPEQFKKYEEIGLKMGFRHVESGALVRSSYKAHKHID comes from the coding sequence ATGAGCACAGACACCGTAGCTAGTGTAGCACCTCCAAAAGGTAAACCAAAATGGTTAAGGGTAAAGCTTCCTACAGGTAAGAAATATACACAATTAAGAGGTCTGGTCGACAAATACGACTTGCATACCATCTGCACTTCGGGCAGCTGCCCGAATATGGGCGAATGTTGGGGCGAAGGTACTGCGACCTTCATGATCCTGGGTAATGTATGTACCCGGTCATGTGGCTTTTGTGGCGTTAAAACGGGCCGCCCATCAACGGTTGATTGGGCCGAACCTGAAAAAGTGGCCCGATCTATTAAGATTATGGGTATTAAACATGCAGTTGTTACCTCGGTAGATCGTGATGACTTAAAAGATATGGGTTCTATAATATGGGCGGAAACCGTAAAGGCAATCCGTCGTATGAACCCGAATACCACCCTAGAAACTTTAATTCCTGATTTTCAAGGGATAGAAAGACATATCGATAGAATCGTGAAAGTAGCTCCAGAGGTGGTTTCTCATAACATGGAAACCGTTAAAAGACTCACTCGAGAAGTGCGAATTCAAGCAAAATATGACCGTAGTCTTGAAGTACTTAGATACCTTCGTGACAGCGGTGTAAACCGTACCAAATCGGGCATAATGCTAGGTCTCGGAGAACTTGAGGAAGAAGTTATCGAGACTATGGAAGATCTTCGAAATGCAAAAGTCGACGTTGTAACCATTGGCCAATACTTACAACCCTCAAAAAAACATCTCCCTGTGAAAGAATTTATACTTCCCGAGCAGTTTAAGAAGTACGAAGAAATAGGTTTAAAAATGGGCTTTAGACATGTGGAGAGTGGTGCTTTGGTAAGATCGTCATACAAGGCCCATAAGCATATTGATTAA
- a CDS encoding aspartate aminotransferase: MPLVSEKGLNMPASPIRKLVPFAEEAKKKGKKVIHLNIGQPDIKTPQIALDAVKNNTLEIVEYSRTEGSEEYREKLAAYYAKNNIYVNASDIIVTTGGSEALAFTMGSITDYGDEIIVPEPFYANYNGFAAAAGVNVVPVISHIDNNFALPPIEEFEKLITEKTKAILICNPGNPTGYLYTKDEIKKLAAIVKKYDIFLVSDEVYREFTYDGREHYSILQEEGLEENAIIVDSVSKRYSMCGARIGCLVTKNKEVIQTALKFAQARLSPPTFAQIASEAALETPQQYFDDVKEEYVGRRNLLIEELEKIEGVKIGRPQGAFYCIAELPIKDSDHFAQWLLQDFELDGETVMVAPAAGFYASDGYGKNQVRIAYVLEKESLKRAVKILNTALKSYKG, encoded by the coding sequence ATGCCATTAGTATCAGAAAAAGGGCTGAATATGCCTGCATCCCCTATTAGAAAATTGGTTCCTTTTGCGGAAGAAGCAAAGAAAAAAGGAAAAAAGGTCATTCACCTGAATATCGGCCAACCCGATATCAAAACTCCTCAAATTGCCCTTGATGCCGTAAAAAACAATACGCTCGAAATAGTGGAATACAGCCGTACCGAAGGCTCTGAGGAATACCGAGAAAAATTGGCGGCCTATTATGCGAAAAATAACATATATGTAAATGCGAGTGACATTATAGTTACCACCGGAGGTTCTGAAGCATTGGCTTTTACCATGGGCAGTATTACAGATTATGGTGACGAGATAATCGTACCTGAACCTTTTTATGCCAATTACAATGGTTTCGCCGCAGCGGCGGGAGTGAATGTTGTACCCGTAATTTCCCATATAGACAATAATTTCGCCCTCCCTCCCATTGAAGAGTTCGAGAAACTGATTACCGAGAAAACCAAAGCGATACTAATCTGCAACCCCGGTAATCCAACAGGCTATCTGTACACCAAAGATGAAATCAAAAAATTGGCCGCGATAGTCAAGAAATATGATATTTTTCTGGTGTCCGATGAAGTGTACAGAGAATTCACCTACGATGGCCGCGAACACTACTCCATTTTACAAGAAGAGGGTTTAGAAGAGAATGCCATTATTGTAGATTCTGTATCTAAAAGGTACAGTATGTGCGGTGCTCGTATCGGGTGTTTGGTCACGAAAAACAAAGAAGTTATACAAACAGCGCTGAAATTCGCTCAAGCACGCCTATCACCCCCAACTTTTGCACAGATAGCCAGTGAGGCAGCTTTAGAAACACCTCAGCAATATTTTGACGATGTAAAAGAAGAATATGTAGGTCGAAGAAATTTATTAATAGAAGAGCTCGAAAAAATAGAAGGCGTAAAGATTGGTCGACCTCAAGGTGCTTTTTATTGTATTGCCGAGTTACCCATCAAAGATTCCGACCATTTTGCACAATGGCTACTCCAAGACTTTGAGCTTGATGGTGAAACGGTGATGGTGGCACCTGCTGCAGGCTTTTATGCCAGCGATGGCTACGGAAAGAATCAAGTACGAATAGCATATGTACTCGAAAAAGAAAGCCTTAAAAGGGCGGTTAAGATACTAAATACAGCCTTAAAGAGTTATAAAGGTTGA